Proteins encoded by one window of Candidatus Nitrosocosmicus hydrocola:
- a CDS encoding response regulator has translation MSYLNSSNSYSKDISNPPSMMVVDDEEELAYLFKELLEGSGYDCVSFTDPLLALEHFSHYYQRYARVITDLRMPGLNGIDLANRIRDYSSAVKIILVTAFCTDEYLNSDDFRKANISTVLEKPVKMVELRMHVNNLCKIC, from the coding sequence ATGTCATATTTAAATAGTTCAAACTCATATAGTAAAGATATATCCAATCCTCCATCTATGATGGTGGTGGACGATGAAGAGGAACTTGCTTATCTTTTTAAGGAATTGTTAGAAGGATCTGGTTATGATTGTGTTTCTTTCACCGATCCGCTATTAGCACTCGAGCACTTTAGTCATTATTATCAAAGGTATGCACGGGTTATTACAGATTTAAGGATGCCAGGACTCAATGGGATAGATCTTGCAAATAGAATAAGAGATTATAGCTCTGCAGTAAAGATTATTCTTGTTACTGCCTTTTGTACTGATGAATATCTTAATAGTGATGACTTTAGAAAAGCAAATATTTCAACTGTGCTAGAAAAACCTGTCAAGATGGTAGAACTTAGGATGCATGTCAATAACCTTTGTAAGATCTGCTAA
- a CDS encoding sensor histidine kinase produces the protein MDYSRKTIILPIVLVSSIILAIFSYNYFTQTATQIQDLAIDDLQTNAEIEAYSISNSLSNAISAITSNLRLIANSPSVLEGNLSKIQTLLNIGQETTNELTDGFYMLNRNGTLVTFTGIEKEENSGYNGIDLSHRTYFQIPKEDKTPFISTVIDSNDNIPRMYLSFPILESNQTRSSVTDELANRQGAVTTADVNMVGPSNINSTTFFKGVVVASIEAKTLGNFLESQIHPKLEADIAFMDRNGIVIYTQNQTFIGKDYFGDEFQSYVKSILKGKNVELNKIINKALNSESGVAEFTFGNSSTTIAHDPVAGPGINSNPEFTNRIGTLFITIPHTLAADAASIIDNQQITNFTILVSIASVAMVIAVVLLRWNKTLQRIVIQKTAQLQETVDKLTNANEELNRHDQMQKEFINVAAHELRTPSQAISGNLELIEMTYLPSLFEGPEGEEKKQGAFDKEFDELAKDKVKRQQFKSGLASTYRNSQRLERLVNNILDVSRIESKKFQLNKQHFNINEKIRNVIRDIHGKQMVNSLSNSYGQNIHIDFVPSEDPITVYADKIRIFEVISNLLANAIKFSNGKPVAITVKKIHRNTIDLKYQRSGNEVKEDNKNGNKDEMSVLVSIIDKGKGIDLEILPRLFTKFTTKSSQGTGLGLYLAKNIIEAHGGRIWAQNNYDNDEEGATFSFTLPLDN, from the coding sequence TTGGATTACAGCAGGAAAACCATCATTTTACCCATCGTTCTGGTATCTTCGATCATTTTGGCTATTTTTTCATATAATTATTTTACGCAAACAGCGACTCAAATACAAGATCTTGCTATAGACGATTTACAAACAAACGCTGAGATAGAGGCCTATAGTATTTCTAATAGTCTATCAAATGCAATTTCTGCGATAACTTCTAACTTGAGATTAATTGCAAATTCTCCTTCCGTTTTGGAAGGTAACCTATCCAAAATTCAAACTTTACTCAATATAGGACAAGAGACTACTAACGAACTTACCGATGGTTTTTATATGTTGAATAGAAATGGAACTTTGGTAACGTTTACAGGAATTGAGAAAGAGGAGAATTCAGGTTACAATGGTATCGACTTGAGTCATAGAACCTATTTCCAGATTCCAAAGGAAGATAAAACACCATTCATCAGCACGGTAATTGATTCTAACGATAATATACCTCGAATGTATCTTTCCTTTCCTATTTTAGAAAGTAACCAGACAAGGTCTTCAGTAACAGATGAATTGGCTAATAGGCAAGGGGCAGTAACAACAGCAGATGTAAATATGGTTGGACCATCTAATATTAATTCCACTACCTTCTTTAAGGGAGTAGTTGTTGCATCCATCGAAGCAAAAACGCTTGGAAATTTTCTAGAGAGTCAAATTCATCCTAAATTAGAAGCAGACATAGCATTTATGGATAGAAATGGTATCGTGATCTATACTCAGAATCAAACCTTCATTGGTAAAGATTACTTTGGAGATGAATTTCAATCATATGTGAAATCAATCTTAAAAGGTAAAAATGTAGAGCTTAATAAAATCATAAATAAAGCACTCAATTCAGAAAGTGGAGTAGCAGAATTTACCTTTGGAAATAGTAGCACAACAATAGCACACGACCCTGTGGCTGGACCAGGAATAAATAGTAATCCTGAATTCACAAATAGGATTGGAACCTTATTTATTACAATTCCGCATACTTTAGCAGCCGATGCAGCATCTATAATTGACAACCAACAAATTACTAACTTTACGATATTAGTATCCATTGCCTCAGTAGCAATGGTGATCGCAGTAGTATTGTTAAGATGGAATAAGACACTGCAACGTATAGTTATACAAAAAACAGCCCAATTGCAAGAGACAGTAGATAAATTAACAAATGCTAATGAGGAATTGAATCGTCACGACCAAATGCAAAAAGAGTTTATCAATGTTGCTGCACATGAGCTAAGAACGCCATCCCAAGCTATCTCTGGAAATCTTGAGCTAATTGAAATGACGTATCTTCCATCCCTTTTCGAAGGTCCAGAAGGAGAAGAGAAAAAACAAGGTGCTTTTGACAAGGAATTTGACGAATTGGCTAAAGACAAGGTTAAAAGACAGCAATTTAAATCTGGTCTTGCTTCAACTTATAGAAATTCACAAAGACTTGAACGGCTTGTAAATAATATTTTAGATGTGTCAAGAATTGAAAGTAAAAAGTTTCAACTTAATAAGCAACATTTCAATATAAACGAAAAAATAAGAAATGTAATAAGGGATATTCATGGTAAACAAATGGTAAATTCATTATCAAATAGTTATGGTCAAAATATCCATATAGATTTTGTACCCTCAGAAGACCCTATCACCGTTTATGCAGATAAAATTAGGATTTTTGAGGTAATATCTAATCTATTAGCTAATGCAATAAAATTTTCAAATGGAAAGCCCGTTGCCATTACAGTCAAGAAGATTCATAGAAATACTATAGATCTAAAATACCAACGGAGTGGAAATGAAGTCAAAGAGGACAATAAGAATGGAAATAAAGATGAAATGTCTGTTTTAGTTTCAATTATAGATAAAGGGAAGGGAATAGACCTTGAAATCTTGCCAAGATTATTTACCAAGTTTACGACTAAATCAAGTCAAGGTACTGGCTTAGGGTTGTATTTGGCAAAAAACATTATCGAAGCACATGGAGGTCGAATATGGGCACAAAATAACTATGATAATGACGAAGAGGGAGCTACATTTTCATTTACCTTACCACTGGACAATTGA
- a CDS encoding Lrp/AsnC family transcriptional regulator, with protein sequence MRKSNLPREIDKIDLQILELLIEDKINKEISSSLGIPLSTVQRRVRKLIEKGLVTSKNYIDFTKFGFKSGSIHIYLSDGNIDFILEKVSKLRGINSLEVHIGNSDIIAEVLYEEGRALLNLIANIKKLEGVQRIIWSERIYEYPLKNNNISLLELETVT encoded by the coding sequence ATGAGGAAATCAAATTTACCTAGAGAAATTGATAAAATAGATTTACAGATTCTTGAGCTTTTAATTGAAGATAAAATTAATAAGGAAATATCATCTTCCCTGGGGATTCCACTTTCTACGGTACAACGTAGAGTGAGAAAGTTAATTGAAAAAGGTCTTGTAACTTCCAAAAATTACATTGATTTTACTAAATTTGGGTTTAAATCTGGTTCTATTCACATTTACCTATCTGATGGTAATATCGATTTTATATTAGAGAAAGTTTCTAAACTCAGGGGAATCAATTCACTTGAAGTTCATATTGGAAATTCTGATATTATTGCAGAAGTTTTATATGAGGAAGGTCGAGCTCTACTAAATTTAATCGCAAATATTAAGAAATTAGAGGGTGTACAAAGAATTATATGGTCTGAGCGCATATATGAATATCCTCTTAAAAATAACAACATTTCACTTTTAGAATTAGAAACAGTGACGTAA
- a CDS encoding nuclear transport factor 2 family protein, with product MQKIESSKKANEVVMEFIEALERKDFEAVRSYVSDNISVLAPGPVEYTTFNQAGPFTTYLEHANFPKLEIKKQFEDSSDVCLLFEMKYANPPLIVFVCGWFRVDDDQKISSLRFILDPRGLFQQK from the coding sequence ATGCAAAAAATTGAATCTAGTAAGAAAGCAAATGAAGTTGTAATGGAATTCATAGAAGCTTTGGAACGAAAAGACTTTGAGGCCGTCAGAAGTTATGTAAGTGATAACATTTCAGTGCTAGCACCGGGACCTGTAGAATATACAACTTTTAACCAAGCGGGGCCATTTACCACCTATTTGGAACATGCGAATTTTCCAAAATTAGAGATCAAAAAGCAATTTGAGGATAGTAGTGATGTCTGCCTTCTCTTTGAAATGAAGTATGCTAATCCTCCTCTGATTGTTTTTGTATGCGGTTGGTTTCGCGTGGATGATGACCAGAAGATAAGTTCATTGAGATTCATCCTAGACCCAAGAGGTTTGTTCCAGCAAAAATAA
- a CDS encoding flavodoxin family protein — MSKIKAVILLGSLKTGSEDSNTLLLSQFLVKQFSSFESECEIIKLADYDIKPGTYTIIDSGDDWPSILGKMLAADIVIFATPVWWGIQSSLIQRTIERLDELHDEIMDSGRSRLTNKVSGIIVTGDSDGAEHIIGNLTNFFVALGLTIPPFGTLTVLWPGFAKKSDKSEYEKLKYLEDNYASTAKKAAENLVFMANLLKKNPYPE, encoded by the coding sequence ATGTCAAAAATAAAGGCAGTAATCTTACTAGGCTCGCTAAAAACGGGTTCTGAAGATTCTAATACACTATTATTATCTCAATTTTTGGTAAAACAATTTTCTAGCTTTGAGTCAGAATGCGAGATTATCAAGTTAGCTGACTACGATATAAAACCTGGGACTTATACCATTATAGATTCAGGAGATGACTGGCCCTCAATTCTGGGGAAGATGTTGGCTGCAGATATAGTTATTTTTGCAACACCTGTCTGGTGGGGAATTCAATCTTCCCTCATTCAAAGGACGATAGAAAGGTTAGATGAACTTCATGATGAAATAATGGATAGTGGAAGGTCAAGATTGACAAACAAGGTATCGGGCATTATAGTAACTGGAGATTCAGACGGTGCAGAACACATTATTGGTAATTTGACAAACTTCTTCGTTGCCTTGGGTTTAACTATTCCGCCTTTCGGAACCCTGACTGTATTATGGCCTGGTTTTGCAAAGAAAAGTGATAAGAGCGAATATGAGAAATTAAAGTATCTAGAGGATAATTATGCTTCTACTGCAAAGAAGGCCGCTGAAAATTTAGTATTTATGGCTAACTTGCTGAAGAAAAACCCGTATCCTGAATGA
- a CDS encoding ABC transporter substrate-binding protein: protein MRPELKLTISGIIIISVIVSSNHNLHFPLLLGNNGLVDEIRIHNTDTKDDFLRIGYFLNLNHAPAIIQQVNDKHYLNNITISSSYYTSERSIIEALYEEKIDVAYVNPSTIIDSYILLGNQDFRIISGLSSGGVSFVLRNDSGIESVSDLGDKTFAFLQSGNTQDVALRNYLTNNGFDTVGNGGNVTVMGLKLVDIIAQFQNKKIDGAWVPEPIPTILMQESNGKIFVDERSLWPDGQFVTGNIIVRTNYLTENPDIIKSFLKTHLDEINWINSKLVNTNNTKVDRWDESEIVSAFIDGLKNITGKTYPDNQLANALSRMEFTSDPLSDSLRKIIEDAQDLGLIIMGSNWNLEFDKIYDLTLLDEVLNGNRTQ, encoded by the coding sequence ATGCGTCCTGAACTTAAATTGACCATATCAGGTATTATCATTATTTCAGTTATTGTTTCTTCCAATCACAATCTCCATTTCCCACTTCTGTTGGGAAATAATGGACTTGTAGATGAGATTAGAATTCATAACACAGATACTAAAGATGATTTCTTAAGAATCGGATATTTTCTTAATCTAAATCATGCACCAGCAATTATTCAACAAGTGAATGATAAACACTATTTGAATAACATCACCATTTCTAGCTCTTATTATACTTCTGAACGTTCTATTATCGAGGCACTTTATGAAGAAAAGATTGACGTAGCTTATGTCAATCCAAGTACGATTATAGATTCTTATATTCTTCTAGGAAATCAAGATTTTAGAATCATATCAGGTTTATCTAGCGGTGGAGTATCTTTTGTATTAAGAAATGATTCTGGTATTGAATCGGTTAGCGATCTAGGAGATAAGACATTTGCTTTCCTACAATCAGGTAATACACAAGACGTAGCTTTGAGAAATTATTTGACTAATAATGGCTTTGACACAGTTGGTAACGGAGGAAATGTAACCGTGATGGGTTTGAAACTTGTTGATATAATTGCACAATTTCAAAATAAGAAGATAGATGGTGCATGGGTTCCCGAACCTATTCCTACGATTTTAATGCAAGAATCAAATGGCAAGATATTTGTAGATGAAAGAAGTCTATGGCCAGATGGCCAATTTGTAACCGGCAATATTATTGTCAGGACTAACTATCTAACGGAAAATCCTGATATTATAAAGAGTTTCCTTAAGACTCATCTTGATGAAATTAATTGGATAAATAGTAAGCTAGTCAACACAAATAATACAAAAGTAGACAGATGGGATGAATCTGAAATCGTTTCGGCCTTCATTGACGGTTTAAAAAACATTACTGGGAAAACATACCCAGATAATCAATTAGCAAATGCCCTGTCTAGAATGGAATTTACTTCCGACCCTCTTTCAGATTCACTTCGTAAGATTATTGAAGATGCTCAAGATCTTGGATTGATTATAATGGGATCGAATTGGAATCTGGAATTTGACAAAATTTATGACTTGACACTACTTGATGAAGTTCTAAATGGAAACCGGACACAATGA
- a CDS encoding glucose/sorbosone family PQQ-dependent dehydrogenase: MTILKTSNILTVTFSLLLLTMMPTTITNYLSSSKSFSLNQVYAQENPEVAPIDGNDSTGSQNITGQQLQPSNVANLRLPSQEGFEARVLASNFSEPHNIIYGPDNILWITERLGKSITLVDPNEGTILSNITVPGVHQSGGQDGLMGMVFDPNFNNNGHLYVAYTYDDNNSTSGSDSSANEELERLTKITRFTYDKTSNSIGEPVDIISGLQGSIDHNSGRLVFGLDGKLYYTIGDQGKNQLSLYCQDIEAQTLPTSEEVTNQNWTAYQGKVLRINPDGSIPEDNPVIEGVQSHIYTYGHRNPQGLTVGPDGNLYASEHGPNSDDEVNRLQAGGNYGWPYIAGYQDDQAYRYVNWSSAGEQCPQLDSRNITAGIEAGVLAINESEVNLPNFVPPVATFFTVASDYNFTDHNCGQLAYICNPTIAPSSLRLYDSDTIPGWNGSLIMTTLKNGTIYQLTLDDNGTSLTEEPAKLFTSENRYRDVAFSPDGSILYVITDSSGPAQAIGGGATTELWNPGSLLEFKYVGGNSNNMTEIQ, translated from the coding sequence GTGACGATATTAAAAACTTCAAATATACTCACGGTTACTTTTAGTCTCTTGCTGCTGACTATGATGCCAACTACAATTACTAATTACTTATCTTCCTCCAAATCCTTCTCGTTAAACCAAGTGTATGCACAGGAGAATCCTGAAGTCGCACCGATAGATGGTAATGATTCAACAGGTTCTCAAAATATCACAGGTCAACAACTGCAACCAAGCAATGTAGCGAACCTGCGATTACCAAGCCAAGAAGGTTTTGAGGCGAGGGTACTTGCTTCAAACTTTAGTGAACCGCACAACATAATTTATGGTCCGGATAATATTTTATGGATTACAGAGCGACTTGGAAAGTCAATCACTTTGGTTGATCCGAATGAAGGTACCATTTTAAGTAATATAACTGTGCCTGGAGTTCACCAATCAGGGGGCCAAGATGGTTTGATGGGAATGGTGTTTGATCCCAACTTTAACAATAATGGTCATTTGTATGTTGCATACACTTACGATGATAATAATTCAACAAGTGGTAGTGATAGTAGTGCTAATGAGGAGCTTGAACGCCTTACAAAGATAACTAGATTTACTTATGATAAGACCTCAAATAGCATAGGCGAACCTGTAGACATCATAAGCGGACTTCAAGGAAGTATAGACCACAACTCTGGACGTCTTGTTTTTGGTTTAGATGGGAAGTTGTATTACACAATAGGTGACCAAGGCAAAAATCAACTTTCTTTGTATTGTCAAGACATTGAAGCTCAAACACTCCCAACATCTGAAGAGGTAACCAATCAAAATTGGACTGCCTACCAAGGAAAAGTTTTGAGAATTAATCCAGATGGCTCTATTCCCGAAGACAATCCCGTTATAGAAGGTGTACAAAGCCACATCTATACATATGGACATCGTAATCCTCAAGGTTTAACAGTGGGTCCAGATGGTAATCTATATGCTTCAGAACATGGTCCAAATTCAGATGACGAGGTAAATCGTTTGCAGGCAGGAGGGAACTACGGATGGCCCTACATTGCAGGCTATCAAGATGATCAAGCTTATAGATATGTTAATTGGTCATCAGCAGGCGAACAATGTCCACAACTTGATTCAAGAAATATAACTGCAGGAATTGAAGCGGGTGTGTTAGCGATTAATGAGAGCGAGGTTAATTTGCCAAACTTTGTTCCTCCAGTAGCTACCTTTTTCACAGTTGCAAGCGACTATAACTTTACAGATCATAACTGTGGTCAATTGGCCTATATATGTAACCCCACTATAGCACCATCTAGTCTGCGCCTTTATGACTCAGATACAATACCTGGATGGAATGGATCTTTAATTATGACCACTTTAAAGAACGGTACAATTTATCAGCTAACACTAGATGATAATGGCACATCCTTAACTGAGGAACCAGCAAAGTTATTCACTTCTGAGAATCGGTATCGTGATGTAGCCTTTAGCCCTGACGGAAGTATCTTATATGTAATCACAGACTCTAGCGGGCCTGCACAGGCCATAGGAGGAGGCGCAACTACAGAACTTTGGAATCCAGGTTCACTACTTGAGTTCAAATATGTGGGAGGAAACAGTAATAACATGACAGAGATACAATAG
- a CDS encoding DUF2795 domain-containing protein, which produces MNQLKKEQIPNSEGPQSPTGKIISDQNATEGQRKEVNVESYSGVSKLADLLKDVSFPAPKRQILEYVIESEDFNEKDKIVKALDKLKDRTYIGVSDLTTSAGLVHM; this is translated from the coding sequence ATGAACCAGCTTAAAAAAGAGCAGATTCCTAATTCAGAAGGACCTCAAAGTCCAACAGGCAAAATTATAAGCGATCAGAATGCAACAGAAGGACAACGAAAAGAGGTTAATGTGGAAAGTTATTCTGGCGTGTCAAAGTTAGCGGATTTATTAAAAGATGTCAGTTTCCCTGCACCTAAACGTCAAATTCTTGAATATGTAATAGAGAGCGAGGATTTTAACGAAAAGGATAAAATCGTCAAAGCGTTAGACAAACTCAAAGATAGAACTTACATTGGGGTTTCAGATCTTACTACTTCGGCTGGATTAGTGCATATGTAA
- a CDS encoding response regulator: MFNIQNITAGILDSTLLHYETRHNENVPSYVQTERNIGTAHSDTDLQIYADNENKEFVNKKGHTHLIKQRKQARFLIAESEKELRYLFEAYLDLLRVDSDIVDSGNRALSTFVQSKNKGKEYDAVILDTHLRGKRGLDVAKEIHKKDNSQRIILVTTDMKERLPRDELQAAAICDKDILVMPFELSSLSKLLINDSAFPRSNE, translated from the coding sequence GTGTTTAATATTCAGAACATAACAGCTGGAATCCTAGACAGTACGTTATTACACTACGAGACTCGACATAATGAAAATGTTCCTTCATATGTACAAACTGAAAGGAATATAGGCACTGCTCATTCTGACACTGATCTTCAAATCTATGCGGACAATGAAAATAAAGAATTTGTTAATAAGAAAGGGCATACTCACCTGATCAAGCAACGAAAACAAGCACGATTTTTGATTGCAGAATCTGAAAAAGAACTAAGGTATTTGTTTGAGGCATACTTAGATCTTTTGCGTGTCGATTCGGATATAGTAGATAGTGGAAATAGAGCACTGTCTACATTTGTTCAAAGTAAAAATAAGGGAAAGGAGTATGATGCAGTTATTTTGGACACGCATTTGAGAGGAAAAAGGGGTTTGGACGTCGCAAAAGAAATACACAAGAAGGACAACTCTCAGAGGATTATTTTAGTAACTACAGATATGAAAGAGCGATTACCTAGGGATGAGTTACAAGCTGCAGCGATATGTGATAAGGATATTTTGGTAATGCCCTTTGAACTTTCAAGTTTGTCCAAATTATTAATTAATGATTCTGCCTTTCCACGCTCGAATGAGTAA
- a CDS encoding Lrp/AsnC family transcriptional regulator, whose translation MDSKDFQLLVNLYDDARRSYSFLGKRVSLSAPAVRDRLIRLKRHGILKGFMLVIDSSIFDRDDVLLFFDGEFSRKSVHAAFEVPDISWVAWKVDGRLHLRLWTKDEREVTDNLISILGVRPSTRAFRSRKKLKKPLSVIDLLIMDSLVDDPKVPFRDILISTGLSAKTVRKHLNNLLWKKSMSIDPILGAPTNSGELIYPIAVAGRVSMEQIVGIMGESAQIHYTIDPPMKHVLCRADSLTDVLTKTRLLEKIKGIKSVTITLDREVLISTNIRHSLIRDEIIKSR comes from the coding sequence GTGGACTCAAAGGATTTTCAGTTACTGGTGAATTTATATGACGATGCGCGTCGGAGCTATAGTTTTCTAGGAAAGCGGGTTTCACTCTCTGCCCCTGCGGTTAGGGACAGACTAATCCGGTTAAAGAGACATGGTATACTGAAAGGATTCATGCTAGTAATCGATTCAAGTATATTTGACCGCGATGATGTTCTGCTATTCTTTGATGGGGAATTTTCACGCAAGTCTGTACATGCGGCTTTTGAGGTACCAGATATTTCCTGGGTAGCTTGGAAAGTGGATGGACGATTACACCTACGCTTATGGACTAAAGACGAACGCGAGGTCACAGATAATCTTATTAGTATCTTGGGTGTCAGGCCGTCCACACGAGCTTTTAGATCACGTAAGAAACTAAAAAAACCGCTTTCAGTTATTGACCTATTAATAATGGATTCACTAGTGGATGATCCCAAGGTGCCATTCAGAGATATCTTGATATCCACAGGTCTTAGCGCAAAGACTGTACGGAAGCATCTTAATAATCTACTGTGGAAAAAAAGCATGTCCATCGACCCAATTCTTGGGGCGCCGACTAATTCTGGAGAGTTGATCTATCCCATTGCAGTTGCCGGAAGGGTTAGCATGGAGCAAATAGTCGGAATAATGGGTGAGTCGGCTCAAATACATTACACTATTGATCCACCTATGAAACATGTGCTCTGTAGAGCAGATTCTTTAACGGATGTCTTGACTAAAACCCGTTTGCTAGAAAAGATTAAAGGGATTAAGTCGGTCACAATAACTTTGGATCGAGAAGTGTTGATTTCTACAAATATTAGGCACTCTCTAATCAGGGATGAGATTATTAAATCGAGATGA